The nucleotide window TTTTTCAAGGGCATTTGCATAATCACTTTGTCTGTAATAACTTAAACCTTTTCTAAATATAAAATTCGCCTTATATTTAAGACATGTATTTTTAAAGTTTGAAGATGGATTTGATGAAAGGTTTTTTTGAGCTATTGAAAATAACTGTTCGTCGAATTTATTAATAAGAGTTTCATCAGTTTCTTCTTTTACAATAGCATCAAGAATTCTTAAACGAATGGAATCATGACTTGCACTTTTTAGCTTTAACTTTAATGAATCAATAAATCTATTATTCTGAGCTTCAGCAAATAACGAAACCGAAATAAAAAAAACTGCAATTAAAAATTTTAACTTGGTAAGTTTCATCTTTCAAAAATAACTATAAAATTAATAATATTTTAAGAAACTATTATTAATCATAATTATAAGATTAGTTAAAATTATCAGATTTAACTTATTCTCATTCCTAAAACAGTAATATCATCAATTTGCTCATTCTTTCCTTTCCATTCAGTTAAAACTGTTTCAAGAATTAAACACTGTTCTAGCATTGACTTATTGTTATTATTTAGAAGTAATTCTTTAAAATGTTTATACATAAATTTCCTGCCTTTCGAACCTCCAAACTGGTCGGCGTAACCATCTGTAAACAAATATACCGAATCTCCTTTATTTAATTTAAATTCATGATTTGTAAAATCATTCATCTGTGGATAAATTGCTATAGGCATCTTGTCACCTTTAAGTTCAATCATTCTATAATTGTCATTCAGAGGCGTAGCCGAAGAATCTATTTTATTAGAATTAGATTTTACTTCGCAATAAAGATGTTCTTCACTTTCGTTCAGAATGAGAGAAGAAATAATGTATAAAGGATTATTTGCACCTGCCCATTGAGCTTCATTTGAATCTACATTAACAACTAGTAAAGAAATATCCATCCCATCCTTTTGCTCACCCTGCACACCCTTTTGCTGAAGAGCATTAATAATTTCAAGTCTAAGCTGGTTTAATATCTGGTTGGCTTTATTTATTTCCTGCTTTTGTACTATTTCATTCAAAAAACTTATTCCAAGCATACTCATAAATGCTCCGGGAACACCGTGACCTGTGCAATCTGCTACAGCAACAATTAGCAGATTATTAATTTTTATTGTCCAGTAAAAATCACCCGAAACAATATTTCTTGGTTTAAAAAATATGAAATGATCACCTAATACAGATCTAGATATATTACTAACCGGCAATAATGCTTCCTGAATACGTTTTGCATAATTTATACTATCTGTAACCTCTTTGTGTATTTCCTCAATCTTCTCCTTTTGATTTATAACAAGGTCTCGTTGAGCCTCAATTTCATCACGCTGAGCTTCAATTTCGTCGCGCTGAGTTGAAATTTCTTCTTTTTGTTGCTGAATTTCTTTATTTTGTTTTCCTAACAAGATATTTGCTCTCTTTTTTTGCAAAAACAACCGGAATAACACAAAAGAGAACACTAAAAAAACGATTAATCCTACAACGACAAAAATAATTATTACACGTTGTTTTTTCATTTCGGAACTTTGAAGTTCTTTCTCTTTTCCAAGTTTTTCTATCTCTAACTGTTTCTTTTCAGTCTGATAACGTGTTTCCATTTCAGTCAGCTGCTCATTTTTTTCAGCATTAAACAAGCTATCATTTAATACAATATATATATTATTATATTTTAGTGCTTTTTTATAATCCTTTAAACTATCATAAGATTCTGAAATAATATCGCAAATTCCACATTCCAGATATTTATCATTAATTGCCTGTGAAATTGTTAGTGCTTCAGTAGCATTCTCCACAGCATTCTTATAATAACCTCTAATATTATTCAGATTTGCAATATTTGCCAGAACCATCGCCTGGCCCTTTTTATTACCAATCTCAATATTAACCTCATATGCACTTTGATAATTCTTAATGGCAGAGTTTATATCTTTTTGCTTCTCATACATTCGTGCTATATTATTATAACACCCTGCTATATTAAGTTTACTGTCAAGTTCAATAAATAATTTTAATGCGTTTTTGTAATTAGACATTGCCTCATTATATTCTGACTTCATTTTATGTACATTCCCAATATTTATCAAACAAACAGCAACACCTAATTTATCACCTATTTTCTCTTCTACCTTCAACGATTTAATATAATAATATAAAGCTTTTTCGAAATTTTTCTGATAATAATGTACAGTACCAATACTAGTAAGACACTTCGATTCAATATTTAAATCTTTTAATTTAACTGATGTTTCTAAAGCAAGTTGCAAATTCTTTAGTGAATTAACATAATCGCCCAATTGAGTATAAACGAGCCCGATATTTTGATTAATTTCAGCTATTCCATGTTCGTAGTTTAACTTCTTTGAAAGTTCTAATCCTTGTTTACCAAAACTTATTGCCTTCTCAGGATCAGAAGAACATAGCGAAACACATAAACTACCAAGACAATTAACTTTTAAAGTATCTTCTTTTTGAGTTTTCAGATTAACTAATAAGCTATCTATTTTTTTCTGATTCTGGCTATAAGTAAAAGAAGAGAATAACAAAATACTAAACAATAAAACAATATATTTATTCATAATAATAATATTTATCAGATTATATCTTTAAACCCATAACAGTAACATCATCTATTTGTTCGCGACTGTCTTTCCATTCTTCAAAAGCTTTTTCTAGAATTTCTTTTTGTACCTGCATTTTATAATTACTGATATTAATTAACACTTCTTTAAACTGTTTATACATAAATTTCCTGCCTTTAGGTCCACCAAACTGGTCGGCGTAACCATCAGTAAACAAATATACCGAATCTCCTTTATTTAATTTAAATTCATGATTAATAAAATCATTCATTAACGGATAAATTGCAATTGGCATCTTGTCACCTTTAAGTTCAATTAACCTATAATTGTTATTCAGAGGCGTAGTCGAAGAATATATTTTACTAAAATTAGATTTTACTTCGCAAGAAAAATGTTCTTCACTTCCGTTCAGAATGACAGAGGAAATGATGTATAACGGATTATTTGCTCCTGCCCATTGAGCTTCATTTGTTTCGACATTAACAACAAGTAAGGAAATATCCATTCCATCCTTTTGTTCACCATGTACACCCTTTTGCTGAAGGGCATTAATAATTTCAAGCCTAAGCTGATTTAATATATGGTTAGCTTTATTTATTTCCTGTTTTTGTACTATCTCATTCAAAAAACTTATTCCAAGCATACTCATAAATGCTCCGGGAACACCATGACCTGTACAATCTGCAACCGCAACAATAAGAAAATTATTAATTTTAATTGCCCAATAAAAATCACCTGAAACTATATTTTTTGGTTTAAATAAAATAAAATGCTCACCCAGTAAAGATCTTGCAGAATCACTTACAGGTAACAAAGCTTCCTGTATTCGTTTTGCATAATTTATACTATCAGTAACCTCTTTGTGAATTTCTTCAATTTCTTCTTTTTGAATTGTTACAAGATCTCTTTGAGCTTCAATTTCATCGCGCTGTGTTGAAATTTCTTCTTTTTGATTATTAATTTCTATATTTTTTTGCTTTAATAATATATTTGCTTTCTTTTTATTTTTAAATGCATAATACGAAACCCCGGCAACAACTACCATTAACAGAAATCCGGCCAGGCCACCAAAAGTGTACATTCTTTGTTGTTTTATTGCCTGTTCATGAGCTAAACTATCTTTTGTTGCCTTAATCTCATATTCTATTTGAAATTGTTTTTTATAAATTGCTTTCTTATTTTCGTGATTTACAATACTATCACGCATCTGAATATAAAGCTCATACATTTCAATTGCATTCTTATATTCACCTCTTTTTTCATGTATATTTTTCAGTAAAATTGCAGCATCCTTAATATTCTCAGGGAACCCTAATTCTTTTGCTACCTTCAGACTAAGATTTGCATATTTAAATGATTCATTAATTTTATTTTGCTTCAACATCAAAGATGAAAGAGACTCATAAGAAATAGCTATACCAACCTTATTATTAATCTCCTCACGTAATTCCAGAGCTTTTATATAACAATCCAAAGCTTTCTGCTGACCTTGTTCATAACATATTGCAGTAGTTTCAGTACAAAAAGGATCTCCATAGGTTTCGTATAGATTCCCAAGGCTATTCATAGAAGAAGCGATTCCTTCTTTATCACCAACTTCCTCTTGTAATTTAATGGCATTATTTAAATATTCAATTGCTTTTATATGACCTTTTTTCATGCGTTCAGTCTTAGAACCAGTAAAAAACAGCTCGCTTTGTGAATTATATAAAAAAGCAATATTTGAATAACATATTGCAATGCTAACCTTATCA belongs to Bacteroidia bacterium and includes:
- a CDS encoding tetratricopeptide repeat protein — protein: MKLNFKKYLLIVIMCFTVFSARTQNTKTIDSLLLVLVNAKEDTVRCVVLNELITAEYDEKIWSKYNKQLLDISAKNLKSTNNNERKFFLSCYAVALNNFGYLYEKQGDIFNAFECFNKSLPIQYENHDTIGMAGSLLNLGMIFRQQGNIPKALEYYHRALKLQIKINNKSGIATSYNNIGFVYDSQGEYLKAFEYYNKALNINKEIDDKVSIAICYSNIAFLYNSQSELFFTGSKTERMKKGHIKAIEYLNNAIKLQEEVGDKEGIASSMNSLGNLYETYGDPFCTETTAICYEQGQQKALDCYIKALELREEINNKVGIAISYESLSSLMLKQNKINESFKYANLSLKVAKELGFPENIKDAAILLKNIHEKRGEYKNAIEMYELYIQMRDSIVNHENKKAIYKKQFQIEYEIKATKDSLAHEQAIKQQRMYTFGGLAGFLLMVVVAGVSYYAFKNKKKANILLKQKNIEINNQKEEISTQRDEIEAQRDLVTIQKEEIEEIHKEVTDSINYAKRIQEALLPVSDSARSLLGEHFILFKPKNIVSGDFYWAIKINNFLIVAVADCTGHGVPGAFMSMLGISFLNEIVQKQEINKANHILNQLRLEIINALQQKGVHGEQKDGMDISLLVVNVETNEAQWAGANNPLYIISSVILNGSEEHFSCEVKSNFSKIYSSTTPLNNNYRLIELKGDKMPIAIYPLMNDFINHEFKLNKGDSVYLFTDGYADQFGGPKGRKFMYKQFKEVLINISNYKMQVQKEILEKAFEEWKDSREQIDDVTVMGLKI
- a CDS encoding tetratricopeptide repeat protein; amino-acid sequence: MNKYIVLLFSILLFSSFTYSQNQKKIDSLLVNLKTQKEDTLKVNCLGSLCVSLCSSDPEKAISFGKQGLELSKKLNYEHGIAEINQNIGLVYTQLGDYVNSLKNLQLALETSVKLKDLNIESKCLTSIGTVHYYQKNFEKALYYYIKSLKVEEKIGDKLGVAVCLINIGNVHKMKSEYNEAMSNYKNALKLFIELDSKLNIAGCYNNIARMYEKQKDINSAIKNYQSAYEVNIEIGNKKGQAMVLANIANLNNIRGYYKNAVENATEALTISQAINDKYLECGICDIISESYDSLKDYKKALKYNNIYIVLNDSLFNAEKNEQLTEMETRYQTEKKQLEIEKLGKEKELQSSEMKKQRVIIIFVVVGLIVFLVFSFVLFRLFLQKKRANILLGKQNKEIQQQKEEISTQRDEIEAQRDEIEAQRDLVINQKEKIEEIHKEVTDSINYAKRIQEALLPVSNISRSVLGDHFIFFKPRNIVSGDFYWTIKINNLLIVAVADCTGHGVPGAFMSMLGISFLNEIVQKQEINKANQILNQLRLEIINALQQKGVQGEQKDGMDISLLVVNVDSNEAQWAGANNPLYIISSLILNESEEHLYCEVKSNSNKIDSSATPLNDNYRMIELKGDKMPIAIYPQMNDFTNHEFKLNKGDSVYLFTDGYADQFGGSKGRKFMYKHFKELLLNNNNKSMLEQCLILETVLTEWKGKNEQIDDITVLGMRIS